In Fervidobacterium nodosum Rt17-B1, one genomic interval encodes:
- the hydF gene encoding [FeFe] hydrogenase H-cluster maturation GTPase HydF, with protein MLPTSGFRKHISIVGRRNVGKSSFMNALTGQEISIVSDTPGTTTDPVHKAMELYPLGPVTLIDTPGLDDVGELGEKRVEKAIKAFYKSDAGILVVDDFPHEYEMKIKKLFDELEIPFIVVVNKSDILGEKANEIAKEYEKIFSVPVFVVSSLGRQGFEEIGKTLNSIIPSDEEIPFIPDFIEGGDLVVLVVPIDLGAPKGRLIMPQVHAIREVLDKEAVAIVAKERELRYTLEKLNEKPKLVITDSQAVMKVDSDVPEDVYLTTFSILESRYRGDIEYFVESVYKIEELKDGDTVIIMEGCTHRPLTEDIGRVKIPRWLVNHTGANLNFKVWAGVDMPEYEEVADAKLVIHCGGCVNTRNQIMRRVRMFKRLGIPMTNYGIVISYMHGVLERVLKPLGIVVEK; from the coding sequence ATGTTACCTACAAGCGGTTTTAGAAAACATATCTCCATTGTTGGGCGAAGAAACGTTGGAAAATCTTCATTTATGAATGCATTAACTGGACAGGAAATCTCTATCGTTAGTGATACCCCTGGTACGACTACGGACCCAGTTCACAAAGCCATGGAATTATACCCACTTGGTCCTGTGACTTTAATCGATACACCTGGACTTGACGATGTTGGTGAACTTGGTGAGAAACGTGTTGAAAAGGCTATAAAAGCATTTTATAAATCAGATGCAGGAATTTTAGTAGTCGATGATTTTCCACATGAATATGAGATGAAAATTAAAAAACTCTTCGATGAATTGGAAATACCATTCATCGTTGTGGTAAATAAATCTGATATACTTGGTGAAAAAGCAAATGAGATAGCGAAAGAGTATGAAAAGATCTTTTCTGTTCCGGTGTTTGTTGTAAGTTCTCTGGGGCGTCAAGGCTTTGAAGAGATAGGTAAGACACTGAATAGTATAATTCCAAGCGATGAAGAAATACCATTTATTCCGGACTTTATCGAAGGTGGAGACTTGGTTGTACTTGTTGTACCTATCGACTTAGGCGCGCCAAAGGGAAGGTTAATAATGCCTCAAGTTCATGCGATAAGGGAAGTACTTGATAAGGAAGCAGTTGCGATAGTTGCTAAAGAGAGAGAACTTAGGTATACTCTTGAAAAACTCAACGAAAAACCTAAGTTGGTTATAACCGACTCTCAAGCTGTGATGAAAGTGGATTCTGATGTGCCGGAAGATGTTTACCTCACAACATTTTCTATTTTAGAGTCTCGTTACCGTGGTGATATAGAGTATTTCGTTGAAAGTGTTTATAAAATAGAAGAACTAAAAGATGGAGATACTGTTATTATAATGGAAGGATGCACACACAGACCACTTACGGAAGATATAGGTAGAGTAAAAATCCCAAGATGGCTTGTCAACCATACAGGAGCTAATTTAAATTTCAAAGTCTGGGCTGGTGTTGATATGCCAGAATACGAAGAAGTAGCAGATGCGAAGCTTGTTATACACTGTGGTGGATGTGTCAATACACGAAATCAGATTATGAGAAGAGTGCGGATGTTCAAAAGACTCGGTATACCTATGACAAATTATGGAATTGTAATATCTTACATGCATGGGGTGCTTGAAAGGGTTTTAAAGCCACTGGGAATTGTCGTTGAAAAGTAA
- a CDS encoding ABC transporter substrate-binding protein, which translates to MKKVLFVSILLLSVWIYAVSFINPFGPTIFPVAGLIGKEVRTDISLDMKFWKTLDEATAYIVSKKVNFAALPVTFAANLYTKGIDVRLVGVYSWRLFYVVASPDFEFKGYQSLKGEKIYTAHGRGQTADVVMRYLLVRNGLEPDKDVTFAYAQPQEIVSLFNSGKVKVAAIPEPFVTMVLSKGKIILDLQDEWNKASGTKYGIPITGIFVTGKLQDYSNTVKLFEKSFIASLNWSYNNVDKAVEITSKQLGIPVNVLKTSLSRSQYNYVPAKNCKDEVLTYLKKLNELYPDGMPKVPDENFFFTGK; encoded by the coding sequence ATGAAAAAAGTGTTGTTTGTTAGTATTTTACTTTTATCGGTTTGGATTTATGCGGTAAGTTTTATTAATCCATTTGGTCCAACTATTTTTCCTGTTGCTGGATTAATAGGTAAAGAAGTTAGGACGGATATATCACTTGATATGAAATTTTGGAAGACATTGGATGAAGCAACAGCTTACATAGTTTCAAAGAAGGTTAATTTTGCAGCTTTACCTGTGACTTTCGCGGCAAATTTGTACACGAAGGGAATTGATGTCAGACTTGTTGGTGTTTACAGCTGGAGACTTTTCTATGTTGTAGCATCACCTGATTTCGAATTTAAAGGATACCAGAGCTTGAAGGGTGAAAAAATTTACACGGCACACGGTAGAGGTCAAACAGCGGATGTTGTTATGAGATACTTACTTGTAAGGAATGGGCTTGAACCAGACAAAGATGTGACATTTGCTTACGCTCAACCTCAGGAGATAGTTTCTTTGTTTAACAGCGGTAAAGTCAAAGTCGCAGCTATTCCAGAACCATTTGTGACAATGGTACTTTCAAAAGGTAAGATAATATTAGACTTGCAAGATGAGTGGAATAAAGCGAGTGGAACAAAATATGGAATACCAATCACAGGTATATTTGTTACAGGCAAACTACAGGATTATTCAAACACTGTCAAATTGTTTGAAAAATCGTTTATTGCAAGTTTGAATTGGTCATACAATAACGTTGATAAAGCCGTTGAAATAACAAGTAAGCAATTGGGCATACCTGTAAACGTATTAAAAACATCTCTCAGCAGAAGTCAATACAATTACGTACCAGCGAAAAATTGCAAAGATGAGGTACTTACTTACTTGAAAAAGCTCAATGAACTTTACCCAGATGGAATGCCAAAAGTACCAGATGAAAATTTCTTTTTCACCGGTAAGTAA